A region from the Salminus brasiliensis chromosome 22, fSalBra1.hap2, whole genome shotgun sequence genome encodes:
- the timm23a gene encoding mitochondrial import inner membrane translocase subunit Tim23: protein MDNNTAGSGSFKGGLGGLFGGGAPEYTNTELAGVPLTGMSPLSPYLNVDPRYLVQDTDEFILPTGANKTRGRFELAFFTIGGSCITGAAFGTLNGLRMGLKETRDMTWSKPRNVQILNLVTRQGASWANTLGSVALLYSVFGVAIEKARGAEDDLNTITAGTLTGMMYKSTSGLKGVARGGLAGLVLSGLYALYNNWDHLKGTTPSRY, encoded by the exons ATGGACAACAACACGGCGGGTTCAGGGTCTTTTAAAGGCGGACTCGGTGGTCTTTTTGGCGGTGGAGCACCGGAATATACAAACACAGAGCTTGCCGGAGTGCCGC TGACTGGAATGAGCCCACTCTCGCCCTACCTCAACGTTGACCCTCGCTACCTGGTGCAG GACACAGATGAGTTCATACTGCCAACTGGAGCAAACAAAACCCGTGGCAGATTTGAGCTGGCCTTCTTCACAATTGGAGGGTCTTGTATAACAG GTGCTGCTTTTGGAACACTGAATGGACTTCGTATGGGCCTGAAGGAGACCAGAGACATGACCTGGTCAAAACCTAGAAACGTACA GATTTTAAACCTGGTCACACGGCAGGGTGCATCATGGGCTAACACACTAGGATCAGTTG CTCTGTTGTATAGTGTGTTTGGAGTAGCCATTGAGAAAGCCAGGGGAGCAGAGGATGACCTTAACACAATAACTGCTGGAACATTAACAGGGATGATGTATAAATCCACAA GTGGTCTCAAAGGAGTCGCCAGAGGAGGCCTTGCTGGGTTAGTCTTGTCAGGGTTGTATGCCCTGTACAACAACTGGGATCATCTTAAAGGCACAACACCTTCACGATATTAA
- the LOC140544414 gene encoding rap1 GTPase-GDP dissociation stimulator 1, which yields MDRRTADHPLPCTAKADSFGAALDAISVTTELVDEELKPHLDTLLTVAVEKKRGLAEQVVESGILPVLAQALRRKSSLTVHTARLLAELAREAPVRDSCFETGIISALLTLLLSKDEDLLLHVSRAIGRICYDSNLQQERLLRLGAVPRLVAVLLQHLENNTLLSSCLLALCNLADMGEQDDSKFVWEKSGHFDAGEQVFHGTSQHSFGFVSAVTVVRLNQWSPGQYSVSVEALQRCSTLLWGARNGRQTGWRLPHLGCCPKFYKVIKYSVKNIPKNRSLKAAVFHTFL from the exons ATGGACAGGCGGACAGCCGAtcaccccctgccctgcacagcCAAGG cagactCATTCGGTGCTGCCTTAGATGCAATCAGTGTGACCACAGAGCTTGTTGATGAGGAACTGAAACCCCACTTGGACACCCTGCTGACTGTTGCTGTGGAGAAGA AACGAGGACTAGCCGAACAGGTGGTGGAGAGTGGCATTCTGCCTGTTTTGGCTCAGGCTCTAAGGAGGAAGAGCTCTCTCACTGTACACACAGCCAGATTGCTAGCTGAACTCGCTAGGGAGG ctccAGTGAGAGACAGCTGCTTTGAGACTGGAATTATATCAGCTCTTCTGACACTGCTGCTCAGTAAGGATGAGGATCTGCTGTTACATGTTAGCCGAGCCATCGGGAGAATCTGCTATGACAGCA ATTTACAGCAGGAGAGGCTGCTGAGGTTGGGAGCTGTTCCGCGGCTGGTGGCAGTTCTGCTGCAGCACCTTGAGAACAACACCTTGCTGAGCTCCTGCCTGCTGGCTCTGTGTAACCTGGCTGATATGGGCGAACAGGACGACTCAAAGTTTGTGTGGGAGAAGAGTGGCCATTTTGACGCGGGTGAGCAAGTGTTCCACGGCACTTCCCAGCACTCGTTTGGCTTTGTCTCAGCTGTGACTGTGGTTCGACTGAACCAGTGGTCTCCAGGACAGTACTCAGTGAGTGTGGAGGCACTTCAGAGATGCTCCACTCTGTTATGGGGAGCACGCAATGGACGGCAGACTGGCTGGCGCTTACCGCACTTGGGCTGCTGCCCCAAGTTCTACAAGGTTATAAAGTACTCAGTGAAGAACATTCCTAAGAACAGGAGTCTGAAGGCAGCAGTATTTCACACCTTCTTGTGA
- the syt15 gene encoding synaptotagmin-15 → MADNLVALASGLSAVLLFLLLIGLTVYLLWKKRQGQRHYQQLISTNPTIPPCTAVLQTSHSSSYGLAEVPFFLPPSFKTSHAGENEGREEEEQWEKQPHLHTQRGSLTIGSWFPLGSLRPDLYRLPEEPSEWAEPGGSSMRLCFALQYCQEKEQLVVSLLRAANLPAHCQGNTTLVKLQLLPSEDRRHRQAKARCKGCQPQFNDSFVFQVSSISVDQSTLSMSVYSMDRLKKHHMVGRVLFPLRLSDLRVAVGKVLWRDLETESDLPLSKLGDIQVSLNFNQSLQRLTVVVLRARGLQCSSNAGVCVQVSMQTHTQVVKTKWTSVARGSEPIFNEKLTFRLHPRQLDTTCLTLELQQPATEEPSECQSTPSTTAPMSLGIVVIGPFMYARGRELEHWTEMISKSQELVKQWHGLGVANAIHNPT, encoded by the exons ATGGCTG ATAACTTGGTAGCTTTGGCCAGTGGTCTGTCTGCTGTGCTTCTGTTTCTTTTGCTGATTGGTCTGACAGTCTATCTGTTGTGGAAGAAGAGACAGGGCCAGAGACACTACCAACAACTGATCAGCACCAACCCAACTATTCCTCCATGCACTGCTGTGCTCCAAACTTCACACTCTAGCAGCTATGG CCTGGCTGAAGTTCCCTTCTTTCTGCCACCAAGCTTCAAGACTTCCCACGCAGGAGAGAATGAAGgaagggaggaagaggagcaaTGGGAGAAGCAGCCACACCTCCACACTCAGCGGGGGTCTCTGACTATAGGCA GCTGGTTTCCTCTGGGCAGCCTGAGGCCTGACCTCTACCGGCTGCCCGAGGAGCCCAGTGAGTGGGCAGAGCCGGGAGGCTCCAGCATGCGACTGTGTTTTGCTCTGCAGTACTGTCAGGAGAAAGAGCAGCTGGTGGTCTCCCTGCTTCGGGCTGCTAACCTGCCTGcccactgccagggcaacactACACTGGTCAAACTGCAGCTCCTGCCGTCTGAAGACCGACGCCATCGTCAGGCCAAGGCCCGATGCAAAGGTTGCCAACCCCAGTTCAATGATAGCTTCGTGTTTCAG GTGTCTAGTATCAGTGTGGACCAGAGTACACTGAGTATGAGTGTGTACAGTATGGACCGTCTGAAGAAGCACCACATGGTGGGCCGTGTTCTCTTCCCTCTCAGACTGTCTGATCTCAGAGTGGCAGTAGGCAAAGTGCTGTGGAGGGACCTGGAGACAGAGAGTGATCTG CCCCTTTCAAAGCTTGGAGACATCCAAGTGTCTTTGAACTTCAACCAATCCCTACAGCGCCTCACTGTGGTCGTTCTTAGAGCTCGAGGACTCCAGTGTTCCAGCAATGCTG GCGTTTGTGTTCAGGTCTCtatgcagacacacactcaggtGGTGAAGACAAAGTGGACATCAGTAGCCAGAGGCAGTGAGCCCATCTTTAATGAGAAGCTGACCTTCAGGCTCCATCCCAGACAGCTGGACACAACCTGTCTAACTCTGGAGCTCCAGCAGCCGGCCACAGAGGAGCCCTCTGAGTGCCAATCAACCCCCAGCACTACTGCACCAA TGTCACTGGGGATCGTGGTCATTGGGCCATTCATGTATGCCAGAGGAAGGGAGCTAGAACACTGGACCGAAATGATTAGCAAGTCACAGGAGCTGGTAAAGCAGTGGCATGGACTAGGAGTAGCTAACGCTATTCACAATCCAACCTGA
- the LOC140543678 gene encoding uncharacterized protein isoform X1: MTDGKRPMSEIYATRNHLHSTEAEMQDDNEHPIISLSKSFTDMASGPPQRMELAWCWQDIRKSASSAVCPQRPASMGGPGRDVQAPLEFEQGSTYSGNSTPETVIWRGGTTRPWSITEDSPARTTPTQERFLGRQRAYTSERCTPCSPAMHRDLRMECLEGRETCCQGRMTGENLKGCSCSRMVCGMMSPALGTRPCLRSAHSLAQQGVDAEVCTLKGDGLHLRGSNTCRAACVSNALNAGTLGNPCAVVPCPGHLISLPTCGGSPCSGQRSLLHSTLLGFPPLVSSVSETGLNNRAAGHCCGSELGGKNPSALRINHSNQSGFCNRTMRDASTMTSEHDFREVGVQTLSTDSLVSPLSSMFPEITLTGGPGSDIFPAAEDTGTRTPVKEVEWDAEGMTWEVYGASLDPEELGLAIQRHLELQIKETAAAAAEKKSSSVENNRHMSAHQSKKRKGGSVVQSLRSPACCSRSSTVED, from the coding sequence ATGACAGATGGAAAGCGCCCTATGTCTGAAATCTATGCCACCAGGAACCATCTTCATTCCACTGAAGCAGAGATGCAGGATGACAATGAGCATCCCATTATCTCCTTATCTAAGAGTTTTACAGACATGGCGAGCGGACCCCCTCAGAGAATGGAGCTGGCCTGGTGCTGGCAGGACATTCGGAAGAGTGCCAGCAGTGCAGTGTGCCCTCAGAGGCCTGCCAGCATGGGGGGACCAGGCAGAGATGTGCAGGCTCCTTTAGAGTTTGAGCAAGGTAGTACATATAGTGGCAACAGCACTCCGGAGACAGTCATCTGGCGTGGAGGAACCACAAGGCCCTGGAGCATCACAGAAGATTCACCTGCAAGAACGACACCAACACAAGAGCGTTTTCTGGGACGACAGCGGGCCTATACCAGTGAAAGGTGCACTCCATGTTCCCCAGCCATGCATAGGGACTTAAGAATGGAGTGTTTGGAGGGCAGAGAGACATGTTGCCAAGGCAGAATGACTGGGGAGAACCTAAAAGGCTGCAGCTGTTCCAGAATGGTCTGTGGCATGATGTCTCCCGCTCTGGGCACCAGACCCTGCCTGAGAAGTGCACACAGCCTTGCACAGCAAGGAGTGGATGCAGAGGTTTGCACTCTCAAAGGTGATGGTCTCCATTTACGTGGAAGCAACACGTGCAGGGCTGCGTGTGTTAGCAATGCGCTAAATGCTGGCACTTTGGGAAATCCTTGCGCGGTTGTACCCTGTCCTGGACATTTGATATCTCTGCCAACCTGTGGAGGGAGTCCTTGTTCTGGCCAGAGATCACTACTCCATTCAACCTTGCTTGGTTTCCCACCGCTAGTGTCTTCGGTCAGTGAGACCGGACTAAATAATCGGGCTGCAGGTCACTGCTGTGGATCCGAACTAGGTGGGAAGAACCCCTCAGCTCTTAGAATAAACCACTCGAACCAATCTGGGTTTTGCAATCGAACAATGAGAGATGCCTCCACCATGACATCAGAGCATGATTTCAGAGAAGTTGGTGTGCAGACCTTGTCTACTGATTCCcttgtttctcctctctccagcaTGTTCCCTGAGATTACTTTGACTGGTGGTCCTGGTTCAGATATTTTTCCAGCAGCAGAGGATACAGGGACAAGAACCCCGGTCAAGGAGGTAGAGTGGGATGCAGAGGGAATGACATGGGAGGTGTATGGGGCATCTCTGGATCCAGAGGAACTCGGCCTGGCCATCCAGCGTCATCTAGAGCTGCAAATCAAAGAAACcgcagcagctgctgctgagaAGAAGTCGTCGTCTGTGGAAAACAATCGTCATATGTCAGCGCATCAAAGCAAGAAACGGAAGGGTGGAAGTGTGGTGCAGTCACTGCGCAGTCCAGCATGCTGCTCTCGCTCCAGTACTGTGGAAGACTAA
- the LOC140543678 gene encoding elastase-1-like isoform X2, with protein MERRCPLLPLLLLLLLGPALETAYTHAFTPSRLQQHKVLHLDWPKDCGLAHFKPNTAERIVSGNEARPHSWPWQVSLQVRPRGSKHYVHVCGGTLIHKNWVLTAAHCFQKGKAEDAGSWRIVLGKHQLRRSETAERMFPVKRIYRHEHFRYPTHSELDYDIALVKAGTDIQPSNFIRYACLPRKQTSLKPGHYCWVTGWGDTRGGKENVSLAEALNQARLPIIDYKTCRQKKFWGDRVRDSMICAGFRDTEGPPAACQGDSGGPLLCQLGRDRWEVHGVVSFGPIGCTVENKPSVFTRTAAYIPWIEATRIRDFFLH; from the exons ATGGAAAGGAGGTGCCCCCTGTtacccctgctgctgctgctgctgctgggcccGGCGCTGGAGACGGCCTACACCCACGCTTTCACCCCCAGCCGCCTCCAGCAGCACAAAGTTCTCCACCTGG ATTGGCCTAAAGACTGCGGCCTGGCTCATTTCAAACCGAACACTGCAGAGCGCATCGTATCAGGCAATGAGGCGAGACCTCACTCCTGGCCTTGGCAGGTCTCACTGCAG GTTCGTCCCAGAGGCAGCAAGCACTATGTCCATGTGTGTGGAGGAACTCTGATCCACAAGAACTGGGTGCTCACTGCAGCGCACTGTTTCCAGAA GGGAAAAGCTGAGGATGCAGGAAGCTGGCGGATTGTGTTGGGGAAGCATCAGCTGAGGAGGTCAGAAACAGCCGAGCGCATGTTCCCTGTGAAGAGGATTTACAGGCATGAGCATTTTCGCTATCCGACGCACAGCGAGCTGGACTATGACATCGCTCTGGTTAAAGCTGGCACGGATATCCAGCCCAGCAACTTCATCCGCTACGCCTGCCTGCCGCGCAAGCAGACCAGCCTGAAACCGGGTCACTATTGCTGGGTGACTGGCTGGGGTGACACACGAG GTGGGAAAGAGAACGTGTCGCTGGCTGAGGCACTCAACCAAGCCCGTCTGCCCATCATTGACTACAAAACATGCAGACAGAAGAAGTTCTGGGGAGACCGTGTGAGGGACTCCATGATCTGTGCTGGgttcagagacacagagggaccTCCTGCTGCCTGCCAG GGAGATTCAGGTGGGCCTCTGCTGTGCCAGCTAGGCCGGGACCGATGGGAAGTCCATGGCGTGGTCAGTTTCGGCCCAATTGGCTGCACAGTGGAGAACAAGCCCAGCGTCTTCACTCGCACTGCTGCTTACATCCCCTGGATCGAGGCCACCCGCATCAGGGACTTCTTCCTGCACTGA